The following proteins are encoded in a genomic region of Synechococcus sp. CBW1002:
- a CDS encoding ABC transporter ATP-binding protein translates to MASLDRQRLLRLIPYLGRDRRRLLLTLLLLIPLALSAAVQPLLVGQAIAVLRGEPTMAWLQGQPVPAALRWLVLLLLAAVAVRLSLQSAQSYNVQAIGQRLTARIRDDLFRHALALSLRFHDRTPVGKLLTRLTSDVDALAEVFGSGAFGVLADLVTLLVIAITMISIEWRLGLLLLLSQVPVTLGILWLQGRYRTANYRVREELGQLNADLQENMQGLEVVQMFRREAYNSARFARTTDAYRKAVTGTILFDSSISAFIEWVALSAVAVVLALGGWMVTSGSMGLGVLTTFILFSQRLFDPLRQLAERFTQIQGGLTAVERIGELLEQPIEIGDLPEEQRSAAAIRSGALRASAGEVVFENVSFAYRSDDPILEDLSFRIAPGEHVALVGPTGSGKSTVIRLLCRLYEPQRGRILLDGIDIRQLPIPTLRQRLGVVLQDTFLFSGNVADNLRLDAAIDNARLKQLCHDLGLDPLLRRLPDGLQTELRERGANLSSGERQLLAVARVAIRDPSVLVMDEATAFLDPSTEATLQRDLESLLQERTAIVIAHRLATVEAADRILVLRKGRLIEQGNHRDLREAGGLYAQLADLQEKGLARL, encoded by the coding sequence TGCTGCTGCTGATCCCCCTGGCCCTGTCGGCCGCCGTGCAACCTCTGCTGGTGGGCCAGGCGATCGCCGTTCTGCGGGGCGAACCAACCATGGCCTGGCTGCAGGGCCAGCCGGTCCCCGCTGCCCTGCGGTGGCTCGTGCTGCTGCTGCTGGCGGCGGTGGCGGTGCGGCTCTCCCTGCAGAGCGCCCAGAGCTACAACGTGCAGGCGATCGGCCAGCGGCTCACGGCCCGCATCCGTGACGATCTCTTCCGTCACGCCCTGGCCCTGTCGCTGCGGTTCCACGACAGAACGCCGGTGGGCAAGCTGCTGACCCGGCTGACCAGCGACGTCGATGCCCTGGCGGAGGTGTTCGGCAGCGGTGCCTTCGGGGTGCTGGCCGATCTGGTGACGCTGCTGGTGATCGCGATCACGATGATCTCGATCGAATGGCGCCTCGGCCTGCTGCTGCTGCTCAGCCAGGTGCCCGTAACCCTGGGCATCCTCTGGCTGCAGGGCCGCTACCGCACGGCCAACTACCGGGTGCGGGAGGAGCTGGGCCAGCTCAACGCCGATCTGCAGGAAAACATGCAGGGGCTGGAGGTGGTGCAGATGTTCCGCCGCGAGGCCTACAACAGCGCCCGCTTCGCCCGCACCACCGACGCCTACCGCAAGGCCGTGACCGGCACGATCCTGTTCGACAGCTCGATCTCCGCCTTCATCGAATGGGTGGCCCTCTCCGCCGTGGCGGTGGTGCTGGCGCTGGGGGGCTGGATGGTGACCAGCGGCAGCATGGGCCTGGGGGTGCTCACCACCTTCATCCTGTTCTCTCAGCGGCTGTTCGATCCCCTGCGCCAGCTGGCCGAGCGCTTCACCCAGATTCAGGGTGGCCTCACGGCCGTTGAGCGGATCGGTGAGTTGCTGGAGCAACCGATCGAGATCGGCGACCTCCCGGAGGAGCAACGCAGTGCCGCCGCCATCCGGAGCGGCGCCCTGCGGGCCAGTGCCGGCGAGGTCGTATTCGAGAACGTCTCCTTCGCCTACCGCAGCGACGACCCGATCCTCGAGGATCTCAGCTTCCGGATCGCCCCCGGTGAGCATGTGGCCCTTGTGGGACCCACCGGCTCCGGCAAGTCGACCGTGATTCGCCTGCTCTGCCGCCTCTATGAGCCCCAGCGAGGCCGCATCCTGCTCGACGGCATCGACATCCGTCAGCTGCCCATCCCCACCTTGCGCCAGCGGCTTGGGGTCGTGCTGCAGGACACCTTCCTGTTCAGCGGCAACGTGGCCGACAATCTCCGGCTCGATGCTGCCATCGACAACGCCCGACTCAAACAGCTCTGCCACGACCTGGGTCTCGATCCGCTGCTGCGTCGCCTGCCGGATGGTCTCCAGACCGAGCTGCGCGAGCGGGGCGCCAATCTCTCCTCGGGCGAGCGCCAGCTGCTGGCGGTGGCTCGGGTGGCGATTCGCGATCCGTCCGTGCTGGTGATGGATGAAGCCACCGCCTTCCTCGACCCCTCCACCGAGGCCACCCTGCAGCGGGACCTGGAATCGCTGTTGCAGGAGCGCACGGCCATTGTGATCGCCCACCGCCTGGCCACGGTCGAGGCAGCCGATCGCATCCTGGTGCTGCGCAAGGGC